A genomic segment from Legionella quinlivanii encodes:
- a CDS encoding MarR family winged helix-turn-helix transcriptional regulator, translating into MTFNLNEHTGVLIKKAARLFERVSNLNLEELGVTYSQTIFLVRLWERDGQTQMELTKSAGLKQPTVVGILDKMERDQLITRVRSESDKRCYHFFLTEKAKYACRKLETQGMLMQNLSTGNLSDKEVSKLNENLLSIIENLERFIENIRGES; encoded by the coding sequence ATGACATTTAACTTAAATGAACATACTGGTGTCTTGATTAAAAAAGCAGCCCGCTTATTTGAACGTGTTTCCAATCTCAACCTTGAAGAGCTGGGTGTGACCTACAGTCAGACTATTTTTCTGGTTCGCTTGTGGGAGCGGGACGGCCAAACGCAAATGGAGCTTACAAAAAGCGCCGGACTGAAACAACCTACCGTAGTAGGTATACTTGATAAGATGGAAAGAGACCAGCTTATTACACGGGTACGAAGTGAATCTGACAAGCGCTGCTACCATTTTTTTCTTACTGAAAAAGCCAAATACGCTTGCCGTAAATTAGAAACACAGGGAATGTTGATGCAGAATTTGTCTACTGGTAATTTATCCGACAAAGAAGTTAGCAAGTTAAATGAGAACCTGTTATCTATTATAGAAAACCTGGAGCGTTTCATTGAAAACATCCGGGGAGAGTCTTAA
- a CDS encoding dienelactone hydrolase family protein: MFLHPRLLFIIFILLLCTEVLAHNEEYVFDPNDPHHSLYIPDATMRSPAILLLHASTGIEKVNYDWATRLKEHGYVVYMIDSFKPRGWEDRRSVGWERATQAQLDDIVPAYEYLKQLPSVDPARIGLLGFSMGGFDVLKIMALSQQDPKPYQKLPFKAAASFYGVCHRLEDGTKLRAITKIFIGENDDRATTKDCIQLVEQSSDSHQNVSIKIYKNALHGFDNFEFPASKEIIDEKGERYHIGFNETARAQALKDLPEFFDDYLK; the protein is encoded by the coding sequence ATGTTTCTCCACCCTAGGTTGCTGTTTATAATATTTATTTTATTGCTGTGTACTGAAGTACTAGCACATAATGAAGAATATGTCTTTGATCCCAATGATCCCCATCACAGTCTTTATATTCCTGATGCAACGATGCGCTCACCTGCTATTTTATTGTTGCACGCGAGTACCGGTATTGAAAAAGTGAATTATGATTGGGCCACCCGATTAAAAGAGCATGGGTACGTAGTTTATATGATAGACAGTTTTAAACCCAGAGGTTGGGAAGACCGTCGCTCAGTAGGCTGGGAAAGAGCAACGCAAGCGCAGCTTGATGATATCGTTCCTGCCTACGAATATCTTAAGCAGCTTCCTTCAGTTGATCCTGCCCGGATAGGGCTTTTAGGATTCTCCATGGGAGGCTTTGATGTATTGAAAATCATGGCATTATCACAACAAGATCCGAAACCTTATCAAAAGCTTCCTTTTAAAGCAGCGGCTTCGTTTTATGGCGTATGTCATCGTCTTGAAGACGGAACAAAACTAAGGGCAATCACCAAAATATTTATTGGAGAAAATGATGATCGCGCAACCACCAAAGATTGCATTCAGCTAGTCGAGCAAAGTTCTGATAGTCATCAAAATGTTTCCATAAAAATTTATAAAAACGCATTGCATGGGTTTGATAACTTTGAGTTTCCAGCTTCAAAAGAGATCATTGACGAAAAAGGAGAACGTTATCACATTGGTTTTAACGAAACAGCAAGAGCACAGGCATTGAAAGATTTACCCGAGTTTTTTGATGACTATTTAAAATAA
- a CDS encoding nuclear transport factor 2 family protein, which produces MIIDRLKIVAISLLLLSIIDNSYASIEEQQKINKQIVTEFYNKAINQKNFKAASKYLGTHYKQHNPAAADGAEGLRAYIQYLLEFYPNSHSEIKQIFADGNYVILHVHSTREPGTRGRAIFDLFKLEDGKIMEHWDTIQDIPVKSANSNSMF; this is translated from the coding sequence ATGATTATAGATAGATTAAAAATAGTTGCGATAAGTTTGCTTCTGCTATCAATTATTGACAATAGCTATGCATCTATTGAAGAGCAACAAAAAATAAATAAACAAATCGTCACAGAGTTTTATAATAAAGCAATTAATCAAAAAAACTTCAAAGCAGCATCAAAATATCTGGGCACACATTACAAACAACATAATCCTGCTGCCGCTGATGGAGCTGAAGGTTTAAGAGCATATATTCAATACTTACTTGAATTTTATCCTAATTCTCATAGTGAAATTAAACAAATTTTTGCGGATGGGAACTATGTAATTCTTCATGTTCACTCTACTCGTGAGCCTGGAACTCGAGGTAGAGCTATTTTTGATTTATTCAAGTTAGAAGACGGGAAAATCATGGAGCATTGGGACACGATCCAAGATATCCCAGTAAAATCAGCCAACTCTAATAGCATGTTTTAA
- a CDS encoding DUF3597 domain-containing protein, with amino-acid sequence MSIFGSIVSAIFGTAKAATAVVTGGNTAAAPSNPKPMTRAEVEAMIQNVADTTGRKDYNWKQSIVDLMKLLNLDSSLSARKQLAQELGYTGALDGSAEMNVWLHKQVMIKLAESGGVVPDSLK; translated from the coding sequence ATGAGCATTTTTGGTAGCATCGTTTCCGCAATTTTTGGAACTGCAAAAGCAGCTACAGCAGTGGTCACCGGCGGCAATACGGCGGCAGCCCCCTCTAACCCAAAGCCGATGACAAGAGCCGAAGTCGAAGCGATGATCCAAAATGTCGCCGATACTACTGGTCGTAAGGACTACAATTGGAAACAATCCATTGTCGATTTGATGAAGTTACTGAATCTTGATTCAAGCCTTAGCGCCCGTAAGCAGCTTGCCCAGGAACTTGGCTACACTGGAGCCCTCGACGGTTCGGCTGAGATGAATGTCTGGCTCCACAAGCAGGTTATGATTAAACTCGCCGAAAGTGGCGGTGTCGTACCTGATAGCCTTAAATAA
- a CDS encoding CPBP family intramembrane glutamic endopeptidase produces MALVFAPIMEEIVFRGFLTPFFRYFFEKIGIEKELAEHSTVGLTSIIFGSAHSN; encoded by the coding sequence ATGGCCCTCGTTTTTGCCCCTATTATGGAGGAGATTGTTTTTCGAGGCTTCCTCACTCCTTTTTTTCGCTATTTTTTCGAAAAAATTGGCATTGAGAAAGAATTAGCAGAGCACAGCACTGTTGGTCTCACAAGTATTATCTTCGGTTCAGCCCATTCTAATTAG
- a CDS encoding site-specific integrase, which yields MKVQKIKLSPYEYSWLVLDDNYLPIKPITDFIRYLNDIDKSPFTVQSYAHHLKLFWEFLNENQLDWANINFSNLSAFVGWLREFKAEHNIIDFIHDNSKRKPATINVILGCLSSFYRFHNQIGNSNVTITETKNIPGGNRYKSLLYHVTKNKPIQKRVISLRQVKELPKTISEDQFLQLSNACTNYRDRFLVSLLFETGLRIGQALALRHEDIIAWNNEIHVKYRTNNLNQVRNKTYKPNVLQVSNHFINSYSIYVSTLDQNKLTDCNAPQINRST from the coding sequence ATGAAAGTACAAAAAATAAAACTTAGTCCTTATGAATACAGTTGGCTGGTATTAGATGATAATTATTTACCGATAAAACCAATTACTGACTTTATTCGCTATTTAAATGATATTGATAAATCACCATTTACAGTTCAAAGTTACGCACATCATTTAAAGCTTTTTTGGGAATTTTTAAATGAAAACCAGCTGGATTGGGCGAATATAAATTTTTCTAATCTATCTGCCTTCGTTGGTTGGCTCCGTGAGTTTAAAGCTGAACATAACATTATTGATTTCATTCACGACAATTCTAAGCGTAAGCCCGCTACAATTAATGTGATTTTAGGCTGCTTATCTAGTTTTTATCGTTTTCATAACCAAATTGGCAACAGTAACGTTACTATTACAGAGACTAAGAATATTCCTGGAGGAAATCGATATAAATCGCTTCTTTATCACGTAACAAAGAATAAACCCATTCAAAAACGTGTTATTTCACTTCGACAAGTTAAAGAGCTTCCAAAAACAATATCTGAAGATCAATTTCTGCAATTGAGTAATGCATGTACAAATTACCGTGATCGTTTTTTAGTAAGCCTTTTATTCGAAACTGGCTTGAGAATTGGACAAGCTTTAGCTTTGCGTCATGAGGATATAATTGCATGGAACAATGAAATTCACGTTAAATATCGTACAAATAATTTAAATCAAGTAAGAAATAAAACCTATAAACCCAATGTGTTACAAGTATCTAATCATTTTATTAATTCATACAGCATATATGTTAGTACATTAGATCAAAATAAGCTTACGGACTGTAATGCCCCCCAAATAAACCGGTCCACCTAG
- a CDS encoding IS3 family transposase (programmed frameshift): MTITTIECSEIIHSSRKRKRWTAYEKQQIVHETYQTGVTVSFIARKHGIPPSQLFYWRKIMENGALTSVKTEEEVIPESEAKALKKRIKQLEQVLGQKTLENEILREAVKLGRGKKTDLATTLVRDKRFRIRAVARALQVSRSHLTQRLKNMEHSRKQTVKIRDQELLPYIREITDKRSSYGYRRVTTLLNHELKKTGLACVNHKRVYRIMKQNQLLLPAYGKKQTRVHDGKVITLHSNTRWCSDCFTIQCANGDRVHVAFAMDTCDREVLGYIASTVGIDGEAIRDLLLESVEYRFGAAEYMPKQIQWLTDNGPCYVARDTVSFARNLGFDVRTTPAYSPESNGMAEAFVKTFKRDYVAFFDLDDAQTVMKKLPEWFDDYNEVAPHKGLKMMAPREYIRSLLAVS, encoded by the exons ATGACTATAACAACAATAGAATGTAGCGAAATAATTCACTCCAGTCGTAAGCGAAAACGTTGGACAGCTTACGAAAAACAACAAATAGTTCATGAAACCTACCAAACAGGCGTAACAGTATCCTTTATTGCACGCAAACACGGTATTCCCCCCAGTCAACTATTTTACTGGCGAAAAATAATGGAGAATGGTGCATTGACCAGCGTTAAAACAGAAGAAGAAGTCATCCCTGAAAGTGAAGCCAAGGCGTTGAAAAAACGTATTAAGCAACTTGAGCAAGTTCTGGGACAAAAGACATTGGAAAATGAGATTCTGCGTGAAGCAGTTAAGCTGGGTCGAG GAAAAAAAACTGATCTCGCGACAACCCTTGTACGGGATAAGCGATTTCGAATAAGAGCAGTTGCCAGGGCACTGCAGGTTTCTCGCTCCCACTTAACGCAGAGGTTGAAAAATATGGAACACTCCAGAAAACAAACGGTTAAAATACGTGATCAGGAACTACTGCCTTACATTCGTGAAATAACGGATAAACGGAGTAGCTATGGCTATCGTAGGGTTACAACGCTTCTTAATCATGAGTTAAAAAAGACAGGTCTTGCCTGCGTCAATCATAAACGTGTCTATCGTATTATGAAGCAAAATCAATTATTACTGCCGGCGTATGGCAAAAAACAAACACGAGTACATGATGGGAAAGTCATTACATTGCATAGCAACACTCGTTGGTGTTCAGACTGTTTTACCATACAGTGCGCTAACGGTGATAGAGTTCATGTCGCTTTTGCAATGGATACTTGTGACAGAGAAGTATTAGGCTATATTGCCTCGACAGTGGGCATTGATGGAGAAGCAATCAGGGACTTATTGCTAGAAAGTGTAGAGTATCGGTTTGGTGCAGCAGAATACATGCCCAAACAGATACAGTGGTTAACTGACAATGGCCCTTGTTATGTGGCAAGGGACACTGTTTCTTTTGCAAGAAACCTGGGCTTTGATGTGAGGACAACACCAGCATATAGCCCTGAAAGCAATGGTATGGCAGAAGCGTTTGTTAAAACGTTTAAACGAGATTATGTCGCTTTTTTTGATCTTGATGATGCGCAGACTGTTATGAAAAAGCTTCCTGAATGGTTTGACGATTACAACGAAGTTGCGCCTCATAAGGGCTTAAAAATGATGGCTCCCAGGGAATATATCAGGAGCTTATTAGCGGTGAGTTAG
- a CDS encoding tyrosine-type recombinase/integrase, which produces MVRFYRGNSTDYVFINFLTYAPLTYPAVKKIFNILSKKCDFYIRPHMLRHTHASSLVKAGWDMSLVQKRLGHASIETTINTYTHIDNKQMKDAFKSYLSTKENN; this is translated from the coding sequence GTGGTTCGGTTTTATAGGGGCAACTCCACGGACTATGTATTTATAAACTTTTTAACTTATGCACCACTTACCTACCCTGCTGTTAAAAAAATATTCAACATTTTAAGTAAAAAATGTGATTTTTACATTAGACCACATATGCTAAGGCACACACACGCATCCTCCTTAGTAAAAGCAGGCTGGGATATGTCATTAGTTCAAAAACGACTTGGACATGCAAGTATAGAAACAACCATCAATACTTATACTCATATTGATAATAAGCAAATGAAAGATGCGTTTAAAAGTTATCTCTCAACAAAGGAGAATAACTAA
- a CDS encoding tyrosine-type recombinase/integrase: MSILPQNFTRSLMVGFIQYLAKRELKPATKSISLMNVRIFHQIALQEEWLSFPDKSLIFDTDLPRDRVITPKYIPQDVLNQLKKHLHLLSDWLQRFIIILMETGRRISEVSFLRFDCLEQDSDGDWLLRVYEKKLKRERLIPISPGCVKVIKEQQNELKNNGLCSPLLFPSRRQSKSPSICAPHVNRALNKLAVKNKIVDSNGMIYKFSSHQFRHTVGTQMINSGVPQVMVQHYLGHESPEMTARYAHIHNSTMKAAFVGYQDRLVDIQGKINSSDDHLDARWLKQNIMTQALPNGLCALPHSAKVSSC, from the coding sequence ATGAGTATACTACCTCAAAATTTTACTCGCTCGCTCATGGTTGGATTTATTCAATACTTAGCTAAAAGAGAACTAAAGCCCGCTACAAAAAGTATTAGTTTAATGAACGTGCGGATTTTTCATCAAATTGCTTTACAAGAAGAATGGTTGAGTTTTCCTGATAAATCATTAATTTTTGATACTGATTTACCTCGAGATAGAGTTATAACACCCAAATACATACCTCAAGATGTCCTTAACCAGTTGAAAAAACATCTTCACTTACTTTCCGACTGGCTACAAAGATTTATTATTATCCTAATGGAAACTGGCAGGCGTATAAGTGAGGTGTCTTTCCTAAGATTTGACTGCTTAGAACAAGATAGCGATGGGGATTGGTTATTGCGTGTTTATGAGAAGAAACTTAAAAGAGAGCGTCTTATTCCAATATCACCAGGATGTGTTAAGGTTATTAAAGAACAGCAAAATGAATTGAAAAACAATGGGCTTTGCTCTCCCCTACTTTTTCCAAGTAGACGCCAGTCGAAGTCGCCTTCAATTTGCGCTCCTCATGTCAATCGTGCCCTAAATAAATTAGCTGTGAAGAATAAAATAGTCGACTCTAACGGTATGATTTATAAATTTAGCTCTCATCAATTTCGCCATACTGTAGGAACACAAATGATTAACTCAGGAGTTCCGCAGGTCATGGTACAACATTACCTCGGACATGAGTCTCCTGAAATGACAGCTCGCTATGCTCATATTCATAATTCAACGATGAAAGCCGCATTCGTAGGATATCAAGATAGATTAGTTGATATTCAGGGAAAAATTAATTCATCAGATGATCATTTAGACGCACGCTGGTTAAAGCAAAATATAATGACACAAGCCTTACCCAACGGATTATGTGCATTACCTCACTCAGCAAAAGTGTCCTCATGCTAA
- a CDS encoding DUF6262 family protein, which produces MTKFIKQTEGIVKASKEKKIETIQKVVEALDLMEKESIPINYLSVYKFTGVSRSWLYKESAIKSRIEKAKERVNNQLMRDQAIQLKVKEKEIEILSKQNKMLRKQIDELRKQLEVSYAAIYKTIGTR; this is translated from the coding sequence ATGACAAAATTTATAAAGCAGACTGAGGGAATAGTAAAGGCTTCAAAAGAGAAAAAAATTGAAACCATTCAAAAAGTGGTAGAAGCTTTAGATCTTATGGAGAAAGAGTCGATTCCAATTAATTACCTTTCAGTTTATAAATTCACAGGGGTATCAAGAAGCTGGCTATATAAAGAGTCAGCTATTAAATCCCGAATTGAGAAAGCAAAGGAACGTGTTAATAATCAATTGATGCGCGATCAAGCCATTCAACTTAAAGTGAAAGAAAAAGAAATTGAAATATTATCAAAACAAAATAAAATGCTTAGAAAACAAATAGATGAGCTTAGAAAACAGCTTGAAGTTTCCTATGCTGCAATTTATAAAACAATAGGTACTAGATGA
- a CDS encoding type II toxin-antitoxin system PemK/MazF family toxin produces the protein MAIVFHPNPGQILLCDFSDFKEPEMVKKNRPVIVLSSALKGRDKLLTIVPLSTVKPDPIQPYHYLLPKKSMPMIGIFQERESWVKGDMLYTVGFHRLNLIKLNTRTVDGKRDYFRNKLGREQMKEIYKCVLHGLNLSKLTNHL, from the coding sequence ATGGCTATAGTTTTTCATCCAAATCCAGGACAAATTTTGCTATGTGATTTCTCTGATTTTAAAGAACCAGAAATGGTTAAAAAGAATCGACCCGTTATAGTCTTATCTAGTGCGCTGAAGGGCAGAGATAAATTGTTAACCATTGTACCTCTTAGCACTGTAAAACCAGATCCAATTCAGCCTTATCATTATTTACTACCTAAAAAATCAATGCCTATGATTGGCATTTTTCAGGAGCGAGAAAGTTGGGTGAAGGGGGATATGCTTTATACAGTAGGCTTTCATCGGTTAAATTTGATTAAACTAAATACGCGTACCGTAGATGGAAAAAGAGATTACTTTAGAAATAAGCTTGGGAGAGAGCAGATGAAGGAAATTTATAAATGTGTATTACATGGGCTAAATTTATCCAAATTAACAAATCATTTGTAA
- a CDS encoding SDR family oxidoreductase — MDKKIAVITGCSKKSGVGYNLACELLERGFKVIATVRNIERSELNKLNIPKPENLDIQVLDLCQKDSIDAFIKRVLSKYSYIDILVNNAANVAIGPVESAAEEDVLTTYQTKVFGPLALIRGFVPVMRQRRRGILTTTSSIFTSLPISMPGVGVYFSALAAFERLQESLAIELAPWNIKVINFQAGPIATELTRFEGSRTDIINEHYKNFTQQAYQWYDPSSFQTGTEVAQVFAEAIEAKEPDLCYQSSTFGRKLVETYRDDATGNQSFNVLVKHFENLYHEDECDWKIQRPTNS; from the coding sequence ATGGATAAAAAGATTGCGGTAATTACCGGATGTTCAAAAAAATCCGGCGTGGGTTATAACCTGGCTTGTGAACTGCTTGAACGAGGATTCAAAGTGATTGCCACTGTAAGAAATATAGAAAGATCGGAATTGAACAAGCTCAATATTCCCAAGCCTGAAAACTTAGACATTCAGGTTTTAGATCTTTGCCAAAAGGACTCCATCGATGCGTTTATCAAAAGGGTATTATCGAAATATTCCTATATTGACATCCTGGTAAACAATGCAGCCAATGTCGCAATCGGCCCTGTGGAATCAGCCGCTGAAGAAGATGTTTTAACGACCTATCAGACCAAAGTATTTGGCCCTTTGGCTTTAATTCGAGGGTTCGTGCCCGTAATGCGCCAACGCCGAAGAGGAATATTGACTACGACTTCCTCCATTTTTACTTCGCTGCCAATCAGTATGCCTGGCGTAGGAGTCTATTTTTCAGCTCTGGCGGCTTTTGAACGGCTGCAGGAATCACTGGCTATCGAGCTGGCACCATGGAATATTAAGGTAATTAATTTCCAGGCAGGGCCTATTGCTACGGAATTAACCCGATTTGAAGGGTCAAGAACCGATATTATTAATGAGCATTATAAGAATTTTACACAACAGGCCTATCAGTGGTATGACCCCTCTTCTTTTCAAACAGGAACAGAGGTTGCACAGGTTTTTGCAGAGGCTATTGAAGCGAAGGAGCCGGATTTATGTTATCAAAGCAGTACATTTGGGAGGAAACTGGTAGAGACCTATAGAGATGATGCCACTGGAAACCAGTCTTTTAATGTATTGGTTAAACATTTTGAAAATCTATATCATGAGGATGAATGTGACTGGAAAATTCAAAGACCGACAAATAGCTAA
- a CDS encoding serine/threonine protein kinase has translation MNQNTQTPYATLNPNTILDAIESIGFLCTGSLYALNSYENRVYQIGIEDSEPLIAKFYRPHRWSSEAILEEHQFSLELAEQEIPVIAPLIVNDQTLHHHQDFRFAVFPRRGGHALELDNDEQLEWMGRFIGRMHSVSASQAFQHRISLNIQSYGFEPYRFLMEQDFIPDYLISNFCKIVETALEKIAQIFEWVGDLDQIRLHGDCHAANILWRDSGPHIVDLDDCLMGPAMQDIWMLLSGEPKQMELQLEKILNGYYEFQDFNLRERHLIEVLRTLRMLHYSGWLAKRWDDPAFPLSFPWFNTPVYWENMMRNLNEQIDLLDQIEC, from the coding sequence TTGAATCAAAATACTCAAACCCCTTACGCAACACTTAATCCGAATACTATTCTGGATGCAATTGAAAGCATCGGTTTCCTTTGCACAGGAAGCCTGTACGCGCTCAATAGCTATGAAAACCGTGTTTATCAAATAGGGATTGAGGATTCTGAACCTCTCATTGCGAAATTTTACAGACCTCATCGCTGGAGCTCAGAGGCAATTTTAGAAGAGCATCAGTTTTCATTGGAGTTGGCAGAACAGGAAATTCCCGTTATTGCTCCATTAATTGTAAATGATCAAACCTTACACCATCATCAGGATTTCAGATTCGCAGTTTTCCCAAGGCGCGGCGGGCATGCTCTGGAGTTAGACAATGATGAACAATTAGAATGGATGGGGCGGTTTATAGGACGCATGCATAGTGTCAGCGCCAGCCAAGCATTCCAGCACCGCATTTCCCTGAATATACAAAGTTATGGTTTTGAACCCTATCGTTTTCTTATGGAGCAAGACTTTATTCCTGACTATTTAATCTCTAATTTTTGTAAAATCGTTGAAACAGCATTAGAGAAAATAGCCCAAATATTTGAATGGGTAGGCGACCTCGATCAGATAAGACTACATGGAGATTGTCATGCCGCTAATATTCTCTGGAGGGATTCCGGTCCGCATATTGTAGATCTGGATGATTGCCTGATGGGACCTGCGATGCAGGATATCTGGATGTTACTTTCAGGCGAGCCGAAACAGATGGAGTTACAGCTCGAAAAAATTCTAAATGGCTATTATGAATTTCAGGATTTTAATCTGCGCGAACGTCATTTAATCGAAGTTCTACGCACACTGCGCATGCTGCATTATTCAGGATGGCTGGCAAAGCGATGGGATGATCCCGCATTTCCTTTGAGTTTTCCCTGGTTCAATACACCGGTATATTGGGAAAATATGATGAGAAATCTAAACGAGCAAATCGACTTGTTAGATCAGATTGAATGTTAA
- the queF gene encoding NADPH-dependent 7-cyano-7-deazaguanine reductase QueF (Catalyzes the NADPH-dependent reduction of 7-cyano-7-deazaguanine (preQ0) to 7-aminomethyl-7-deazaguanine (preQ1) in queuosine biosynthesis), with the protein MNELSMENYKIPQESELGQSSEYDDHYNPERLFAIARAPKRREIGIEPKVLPFYGFDCWNHYEVSWLNEKGKPVVAIAEIIYDCATPNIIESKSLKLYFNSFNNTRFKDNEAVKQIVKQDLEQCVEGDVQVRILSLTDSGYNHIELSAAGECLDDLDVTCSVYQVEPGYLCTETLRVEEILYSDLLKSNCLVTNQPDWATVQIAYTGKQINREGLLKYLVSFRNHNEFHEQCIERIFADIMNRCQPEKLTVYGRYTRRGGLDINPYRSTEKLNSKELNFRLVRQ; encoded by the coding sequence ATGAACGAATTATCAATGGAAAACTATAAAATCCCCCAGGAATCGGAACTAGGGCAGTCATCTGAATATGACGACCACTATAACCCAGAGCGCTTATTCGCTATTGCTCGTGCACCCAAACGCAGGGAAATTGGCATCGAACCGAAGGTTCTTCCTTTTTACGGTTTTGATTGCTGGAATCATTATGAGGTGTCATGGCTCAATGAGAAGGGGAAGCCTGTCGTAGCAATCGCAGAAATTATCTATGATTGTGCAACGCCAAATATAATTGAATCAAAATCATTGAAACTCTATTTTAATTCATTTAACAATACCCGGTTTAAAGATAACGAAGCGGTAAAACAAATCGTTAAACAGGATTTGGAGCAATGTGTTGAAGGGGATGTGCAGGTTCGTATACTTAGCTTAACAGACTCCGGCTACAATCACATTGAATTAAGTGCTGCTGGCGAGTGCCTGGATGATCTTGATGTGACTTGTTCTGTGTATCAAGTTGAACCAGGTTATCTTTGCACAGAAACTCTGCGAGTAGAGGAGATACTTTACTCTGATCTGTTAAAATCCAATTGCCTGGTAACCAATCAACCTGACTGGGCTACTGTGCAAATAGCCTACACTGGTAAGCAAATTAACCGAGAGGGACTACTGAAATATTTGGTTTCTTTCAGAAATCATAATGAATTCCATGAGCAATGTATCGAGCGCATCTTTGCGGACATTATGAATCGCTGTCAGCCAGAAAAACTAACCGTATACGGAAGATATACACGACGGGGCGGTCTCGATATTAACCCTTACCGTTCTACCGAAAAGCTTAATTCAAAAGAATTGAATTTTCGATTAGTGCGGCAATGA
- a CDS encoding outer membrane beta-barrel protein, which yields MRFYKPISLAIGILSSINSYADGILEDEPYLIGWSKVITLSAGPAWAWPGDDQTLGRLYVYPVNFDEVHRFRGSQDASTLGTGEVFLALQHQTGPNMIGRLGLAFAGSSQVEVKGTMDLVGVPSVANYSYHINHSRVAIKGLLATENPGYYVQPYLSGSFGIGFNHAYSFSTQPPVYLLNPGVALVQLGYQSNTTQGFSFTLGAGVQKSLSRHWQVGLGYEFADWGKSRLNNEMPDPWGYGYPKLSNLYTHELQFSLSFIC from the coding sequence ATGAGGTTTTATAAGCCAATTTCTTTAGCGATTGGGATTTTATCTTCTATAAACAGCTATGCCGATGGCATTCTTGAAGATGAACCCTATCTCATTGGATGGTCAAAAGTGATTACCTTGAGTGCGGGACCTGCCTGGGCTTGGCCGGGCGATGACCAGACTTTAGGTCGTCTATATGTTTATCCCGTCAACTTCGATGAAGTGCATCGTTTCAGGGGAAGTCAGGATGCCAGCACTCTTGGAACGGGTGAAGTCTTTCTGGCATTACAACATCAAACTGGTCCGAACATGATTGGTCGGCTTGGTCTTGCCTTTGCAGGGTCCAGTCAGGTAGAAGTCAAGGGAACAATGGATTTAGTTGGGGTTCCAAGCGTAGCAAATTATAGCTATCACATTAACCACAGCCGAGTAGCTATCAAAGGTTTATTAGCCACAGAAAATCCCGGCTATTATGTGCAACCCTATCTGAGCGGCAGCTTCGGAATCGGCTTTAATCACGCCTACAGTTTTTCGACGCAGCCTCCTGTTTATCTACTGAATCCTGGTGTTGCATTAGTGCAACTAGGCTATCAAAGTAACACCACACAAGGTTTCTCATTTACGCTGGGAGCCGGGGTTCAAAAGTCACTGAGCCGTCATTGGCAAGTAGGATTGGGATATGAGTTTGCTGATTGGGGTAAGAGTCGATTAAACAATGAGATGCCTGACCCCTGGGGTTATGGTTACCCCAAGCTATCCAATTTATACACTCATGAATTGCAATTTAGTCTAAGTTTTATTTGCTAA